Part of the Chaetodon trifascialis isolate fChaTrf1 chromosome 1, fChaTrf1.hap1, whole genome shotgun sequence genome, agcactGTCTCCTCCACAGTGGCATCCGGCTCAGTAACAGTCTTTGTGATGGGCTCTGGTTCTTGGTCCTTGGGTGCTTCCTCGGTGCTGGCAAAAACAACCTCTGGCTCTGGCACAGATTCTACAGTTGCAGCAGGTTCGTCTACAGGCAGCTCTTTAGGTGGATCTGCAGACTCAGGTTCAGGCACAAGTTCTTctgatgaagcagcagtggcCTCTGGGAGCTCTACTGGAGTTTGTTCTTCTACAACTGGGGCTGAATCATCTGCTGTTGGAGCTGGttcatctgctgcttcagctaGTTTCTCTACTGGAGCAGATTCCTCTTCTGTTCCAACTGGCACCTCTACTGGAgctgactcctctgctgttgcAACTGGTTCCTCTACTCTATCTTGTTCCTTTGCTGCTGCAAGTGGCACCTCGACTGGAGCTggttcctctgctgctgcagcagcagctggttctTCTGCTACTGGAGCCGCCTCCTTCGCTGCTAGGCCtacttcctctgctgctgcagctggttcctctgctgctggagctggtttctctgctgctgcaactgGTTCTTCTGCTACTGGAACTaccttttctgctgctgcaatgGGTTCTTCTGCCACTGGagctgcctcctctgctcctgcagctggaTCCTCTGGAGGTGCAGATTTGGGCTCTTCTGGAGCTTTTACAGCTTCAGTTACTGCTGCCACATTGTTTGCCTCAGCTGTCAACACAACTTCTGTGGGAGGGGCTCCGGCCTCAGCTTTAGCAGACTCTGCACCTGCAGCTGTCACTGTGGTCTCATCCTTTGTCCCTTTGGGGTCACTCACATCATACCCCTTCCTTTTCTTGCTTAGTTTGCCTCCCATGGTGTCTCCTACGAACAAACGGATGAAGGTGTCTTTTAATATGAGCCATCAGTTTAATCATGAATAGATATGTTACAACAGAGTTCATTAGGAAAGGAGGTTGGAGAGAATATTATTGTCTTGGGGTGAACTAGAAGTTCAATTAGGAAACTGCTTGCTGCCAAACATAGTTAGGCTACAAAACAAGTGGAAATGCATGGGAACCTTGCTGTGATCAGACAACCCCACATACTCTCTACCCTTTCAGGAATGTTGGGGGGAAAGGCTCATTGCCAAAAGAGCCCACAACTCATCTATGATGTAGACATACCACTATTCTTCACTCAGCATGACAAGCTAAAAACCATAATATGTAGTGAGTCTCTATGGCTGCATAGACAGAGGTAATCTAGAGCCAGCAGTTACATTCACATACATGATTCTGTATGGATTTCCAGATCAGTGTAAACCCCAATAGTCTAACTGACACATTCTGTGAATGGAGCAAACATGTAGGCTACAACGGGCATGTAGCTCTTTGTGTTACTGTCACAAGACTGttgtggctgcagaggaagagttTGTGATTGCCACAGAATGTGACTTCCTTTCAGGGACAGAATAGAGAACTGCAAGTTCAACTTTATGTTACTGACTATATTTCAGCTGACCCTGAATAAATCAACATATGAGATCCCTTAAAGGCATGGTTCTGCAGAATTGAGGTTGCTGGTTTAGATTTTTGAATGCCACAGTCTGATCAGCACTTTTTAGCTTGACAGATGCTATTCTTGGGAATATAatacaacatgtttttttttttcctaaaggACTTTTACCCTGCAGGACAGCATATGAACGACGTGGGAACTGTCCATAGTGCTACAACGCAGCAATCAAGACAGGATGCCACAAACCAGAATAGGCTGCAGCCATTAGAGCAATTAACAGTCTAATGAGCTGTCCGGCAGTAAAAATAAGTCAATTTATCTGCTCTTACACCAGCACCAGCCTGATTCCACTTTTGAGCTTACTTCTAACTGATTGTACTTACATTCATCATACTGTACTTATTTGCATCTTTTTTTGCCTCTTGGCATCACCGGCCTCCAAAtcagacaaagcaaaaaaaaaaacgtgcagTTTGAGGAGAAAACCTAATATTCTGACATCCAATCATTGTGAATTtgcactgacattttttccCAAGCCAAACTGAGTGACCACGAAAGTCAAACGTACAGTAGACATGAAGCTTTATGCACAATCAGTAAGATAAAGGAGAACAGGCTACAGCAGCATGTGCCGGCCGGTAACAAAGGATGAGGATTCCTCAGCAGCAGCGAGGCTGCTTACTGACTGAAGTAATGGGTTGGGCAAAATCGGCAGAAAGCACTGACGCTAATCTGTAATATGGTGTAGAGTTTAGGCCAAGGCTGCTATACAGAAGAAATTCACTATACACTGGCCACAAACACTTGAGTGATAAAAGCTGTAGAGGGGTCTCCATCCCCCATTTCAACCCACCCACCGCTGCCTCTCTCAGCGGCTCTGCCCTTTTTGTTCACGGGCATTTGAAAATGTCGTACTCACatgggagagaaaatgaaattcacCACAATAACGTGTTAAGAGGCTGCCTGATGAGTGCCGCAACTTCATAACTTTGTTATGTGCTTTCTTTATGGCAGGGTTTTAATCGCCTGGCCtactttgaaaaaaaagaagaagaagaagaaagaaagaaagaaagaaagaaagcagcgCTGCTGCCCAGAGGCACGCACTAAATCAAACTGAGCCCCCTGAaaatgggaaaaagaaaaaagaaaaaaaaaatccaacctTGTAATGTGTAAATGAGAAATGCAAAGAGAGAAAGGCAACAATGGGTAACTGCACCTCACAggcatctttctttctttctttctttctttctttctttctttctttctttctttctttctttctttctttctttcttgttgcAAGTGagaaacaaaagagcaaaaccAGTAAAACAAAGCTGTGATGAGACCAACCTGTGTTTCCAGAGAGTGATCACTTGGGCTTCTTTTCCAGGCTCCGGCTGGATGTGATAATGGAGGTAACCCTTTGGAGTGACAGCTGCAGATTCCGCCCTTGCTCTCCGGACTGTGGTGGAACTGAGGAGTGCCCCTCGCAGTTTTCTAGACATCTGTCGCTATCACAATCCAGCCTACCCAACTACTGCTCCGTCTGCAATCTATACCCTCCCAATCTCTAACCCCTCCTCCCCCGCACACACCCACTCCGGTGCGTATTTCTCGGTTGTAAAAACGCATCTGCGGACTGAAGGTGATTATGAGCGCGCTGTTAAATGTCCATTTCTCCTATTATCTACTCTTTTGAAAATTAGAGTGATTCaggatgggtttttttttctcttggtgTTATTTGTAAGCAAGATAACATGCACGTCCATCCTTATTTGTACAGCTAACATAAAAAGTGACATATACACTGTAATCGTGTAAAGCAGCAGAAGGAGTTTCAAagtcaaacatcaaacaaactgattttatttgggttaaaaatgcaaatttgaCATGATTACAAAATGTGATTTCTTCTTGAGCTGTGGTAAACTGTTGATATGTTGACATCAGTGTTTGGGTTACTGAATAAATCCTCTGAATCATGTAATATTATAAACACATACAGGAACAGGGTGCCTGGAGCTCCTGCGTGCCTTGGCCTTCAGTTAATATGAGGTCACTGTTCTTGTTAGGGACATAAAGAGGACCAAAAGTTCATCTATTGCGAGATATTCTCATGCATTGCGCCTCTTTGTTATTTGCCTTCCATGTGTTAATGGGACAGGGTGAGTCCGGGTAAGACCCAAGCAGCATGTCACTGACACGCTGTGGGTTGAAGTATCTGAATAAATGACTATCAgataaaatgtatatttaatcTTTCTCCGTcgattttaataataatatataggAAGTAAGTGCTGCTATCAGTGAATCACCCCCTGTAATCTCATTTAAAGTGCTGGGATTTAATTTTTCAGTGGCCTCATATCTCTCGTTTCAGCAGTCTTGTTTCAACTCGCACAGCTTTCCTGTGAAAAGGAAGGTGAGATTGGGTCTTTCCCTGGcgtttcacacaaacatgttcttTTCTTCACAGTTTCTCTCGGTGAAACTGgaagaaagacaaagcaaaTCACACAACAACAAGCTGATTGCATCACTCAATACTCACCAAACTGGTATTTGATTAGAATTGTCTTTGGAAAGATGACATTTTGTCCTGAGAGtgaattttattgttttattttcatacaaTTAAAAAGAGAGTGGGTAGTAGAGATATGTGCGTAAACAAGAAATGAGTCTCAGTGTATTTAACAAGGATGTTCAAGTCGGAGTCATATTTTATGAAATACATGTTTTATGATGTATTATATTGTTTCGCTTAATATATCAGATCTTAAAGTCAGACTTGTCAGTACATCTTCCTTGCTGGATGTAATGCATCCCAATGATTTTGATACTTTGGGGTAaaatttattttcctttcttgttttcccccctcctcttgtGTTTTTCCCATGTAGGAATATTTCCATAAATGCATTTATCACTTATGTTTCACAGAGTTAATGCCATTGACTGTATAACTGAGGAGACAGCACCCTCTCCTGTTACAAGAGCTCACAGTGCAACACAGCGTCTATGGAGAAACCTTATTAGACACACGACAAAAActtcagatttaacatttacatAATTGCAATGTTTTACTCAAGTGTCTTGCTACATCGCACATGGTTGATAAATGTGTGTATAGATTTCTGTCGATGACCAATTAAATATTCCTGATTCTTCAAGTGTTCATcaccacaaaaaaagaaaaaataacagacAAAACTTTAAGAAAATatgtaacaaaacaaacaatgggTGTCATATGAATGTTGGGAAAATCCGATATCTGTTAGTTTATCTCATTAAGCCTATAAATCTTGAATTTTTTTACGGCGCTCTGCTTTCTACTTTTCCTGCTTTCCAGATGCCACAGAGTTCTAGTTTCTATCTGATAAAGAAACCAAGAGAATACGAtcagtcttgtttgttttccctgctgGCAGCAGAGCAAAACAGTGACACTGGGGCAGCAAAGGCTGAGTTTCACATGATGCAAAGGCTCTGGAATGCATTCCCAGGAGAATAACCAGCCAACCCCTCTGCTCCGCACAGACAGGGGACTCGCAGGCATATGGGGAGGCCTTGGAAAAGCCCCCAGACTTATCATGTGGAGGTCCAAAGCTCATCTGTCTGCAAGTTCTGGTCCTGTTGACCTAGACTGACACGaagactgaagaggaggagaaataaaGGAACAGGTGTTGGGTGTTGCCACACACTGTGAGTCAATAGCTCACCAGCAGAGTGGTAGACTGTGTGCAGGAATGTGTCATTCTGCTGGGCTTGTGTGGAAGCTTTcagagtgtgtgggtgtttatACAGAGGACAGGTTGATATTGTAGTGGGTATTCTTACTATTCATCTTCCTCAGTTGTGAAccaaatgatttcatcttctctttacTCAGTCGTATAAGCATTTACTACCTTAAAGCCAAATGATTAACCGTGCCATTTGATTTGATGTATGTGTTTatctgctgaccatgacaccATGTATGTGGCATGATCAAAGCCCCTGATTGATCATTGTCCTCACTGAACTACACATTATGACGTgcctattgtgctgacattgttctgacAGCGAGGAGTCCGTCTGCAGGCGTAAGAATAAACTCCcagaaagacaacaaatgaCTTTGTGCCTTTTGACACAAAATTGCCAGAACAagctatttttaatatattaatgaaCTGACAATAACTAGACTTCATCCAAAAATGTTTATGCTTGATATCTAATGTTCCCGTCAGAAGTTGCATCCAGTTTCCAAAAGTCATCCAATAGAGGGAACTAACACACTGTTTTCACTACAACCCTCAAAACACTGACTAGTTTTGAGTATATAGCTTTGTTTTTTGCAGGGTGcagcaaacacattaaatatgaTGTGAAAGTTGTCGAAAGCCATACTTTGGGAGAGTTAGCTGATGACTGTGATGCAGTCTGGCTCAGTTTGTCTGGGCTTTACCCGGCCAAAGGCATTCTGTCTTTCACTAGCTGAAATAGTCATCAAGTGTCAACAAGAGCATGGCTACCAGTATACACAATAGGTGCCAGGTTACAAGAAGTCAAAGTGTTGCTGCACACCAACACAAATCCACTGGTAATG contains:
- the LOC139336063 gene encoding fibrous sheath CABYR-binding protein — encoded protein: MGGKLSKKRKGYDVSDPKGTKDETTVTAAGAESAKAEAGAPPTEVVLTAEANNVAAVTEAVKAPEEPKSAPPEDPAAGAEEAAPVAEEPIAAAEKVVPVAEEPVAAAEKPAPAAEEPAAAAEEVGLAAKEAAPVAEEPAAAAAAEEPAPVEVPLAAAKEQDRVEEPVATAEESAPVEVPVGTEEESAPVEKLAEAADEPAPTADDSAPVVEEQTPVELPEATAASSEELVPEPESADPPKELPVDEPAATVESVPEPEVVFASTEEAPKDQEPEPITKTVTEPDATVEETVLPAAVPEPEPVSEPAAEPVLEQAPEPEQTLEPEHAAEPEQEPEPEPEPEQAPEPELVQSPEPEPEQVLKPEPEQKADAEESAVEEQVEQEPIVATSDITEPQPVENATEEVPTEQPVEEEPVATEASSTEAAPGPEAAEPVPEIVISESVSASEITAESNKVPEASMEEVPSQEPEAESKMENGNLESPSVTEDVAEVDAPPAVNGECTNSAAMQTVECVNGNEKPEETPIKEQSDFELKKDVTLSGDVQEVPEAVSDMVEGVGTEVIQAV